The genomic region GTGTGTTTAGTTAGCCAGCTTATATGTACTTCAACCTATAAATGCCATTGAGGGTAGATGCCTTACTTCGTGCAATATTCTAACATATTGCTACCGTATTCATTGTTTCGCCCTTATCGcgatattgttattttttttaaataactgaTTCAATAAATTGTCCACTGGTGGGATTCTTACAGGTGACCTCTAGCACAGATGCCCGACATTGTAACCATTAAGCCATGGACGCTTTCCCTCCTTAACAGCGTGCCTCATATTTGGATCGTAGTTTGGCACGTTAAATCCTAGAAATAATTTAAGAGTAATCAATCATCTTTATACGTCAAAATGCGGGCCAATCCCGGTGGTAGTAAGATAAAATAAATTGCCGATGCCCCTCCCCCTAATCCCCTCACGCGAGAAGTGTCGCGATAAAGTGCCGTGTGCAGAGTGAGTTCGCCCTCGTCTCACCTCCCAACTGTCCCAGGAAGACTTTTGTATTTCGTCCACTTCGACTGTAGGTTGAATCACCTTCCAACTTCTTATCTTTAGAGGCACGAAGACTTCAATACACGTTTCCACAACGTCCTCAAAATGAGTGACATGGCTATTAGCATCACTGCACAAGCTACCTTGTCCAAATCTACCGAAAGACTTCAACTGATCTAGAATAGACTGGTGATCAGCACGCCTAAAATCGCGAAACGAAGTGTATGCGTAGCGAGCTTTTCGCTATACAGCAATGAAAAGCACTGTGGACAACTTTAGGATGTGATATGCCGTCGATGACATCGCACTGATAGCCATTTTCATGTAGCTGCGGACTAAGAAAAGCAAAATCTAAAACAGCCGCTCCCCTGGTGGCACCATGAACTACTTGATTCAATCATAATGGCAAAAAATGTCATAACATTTCTCTCTGTAGTAACCAGGCATTACCAACGATCGATAACGACTGACAGAGAATTCGAGGAACTTTAAAATCACCTATGCAAAGAAAGCTGTTTGAACACCAACCTTGTTCCTGTATCATATATCTGGCACTGGCGGGGTATAAACAGATTCGTTAATAAAAGCGGTTGCATACATACTGCAGGACACATACAATCCTGACAGAGAGCACGGGTGAATGCAGATTATATAAGGCAGTTAAGGCATGCAGTTCAGAAGAAGGAACATATGAGTTGAAGTGGCAAGACATCAAATTCTCGAGTGaaaatggaggcatgcaatgaCAAAAAGCACTGCATCAATGATCACCTTAACTGCAGAGCGCGAAGAAATGAAAATCAAGAACGCTTGGATTGCATAATTATCCGAAGCACAGATCCGAATTACTCATGCTCTGCAACGTAATGTCGGCTGCATTAAGTCTGTTTACGATCCATGTAACCTGGTAGGCAATCTTTTGACTTTCATATACGGCTTCTATGGAGCGCTAACATTTAATTGACAATTACTGTTTCACCCCGCTTCCCTGTTCATCACAGCGCAGTTACCGTTGCACACTTCACAGCGATTctttgcgcgtgtgtgcgtgtgtgtattagatggtcaatttatttatttatttcataactGTTCTACATATCAGCACGTGCACTCACCATAGATGCGCTTGTACGTGTTTCAGACATCCTGGCCGTGAGTGCACGGCCGTTCAACCGCCCGCGCAGGTGACGACAACGAGAACGTACGGGGGAAGAACGCAGAAAAATTGCTTGAAAAGCCCTGAATTCTTCGTAGTTGGCCACGCGAGCCGAACAATGTGGAGTAAATGATAGGGGATTATAGTATTTTAAAACGTGAAAATTCAACTAAAAGGAAGTGCTTCACGCACGGAACCCTTGCGGATattaaaaaaatgaatgaatgaatgaaacattTTCTTTCGTAAAGAATTACTTGCGACCTAGCTTGGAAAAAGGGTTAGGAAATGGGAGAACAGCTCCGTCAAGTTGCTATATTGCAGTTTTTGTTCCGGTCGCCATTTTTTCTCCTTGTGTACTTTTTTTGTCTGTGTCGTGAAAAATAAACACCTGATCGATTGATTGATATCAGGAAGTGAAAGTCATGCCTCATAAGTATGATGGAGAAGCCCGGTCTCCTGGGCGTATACCACAGGAGCGCCAGCGCCATTTTTGTGGCATAAATGTTTGTGCACAGATGTACTGGCGGCACAAAACCCTTCAACAGAAATGGTGTAGACCAATCTAAAAAGTCAATATATCTTATTTCACTTGCATGGACTTGAATGTATTAGGAGTTTCAaatatacagagtgtttcagctAACTCGTGCCAAGCCTTACAAGATCCACGTGCGCGTTGCGAGAGTGGAACCGACTTAGCATTTTTAACTATCCTCTTGAGGAATTCCAAATATTTGATATGAATTTGGGTAAACAATTACCGCTAATCGATTAACCAGCTTTAAATGTATCGCTCTACTTGGTCAATGAAGAAGTTGTGGAGCTTTTAGTAAAGCAATTCAAAAGCCCTTCAAAAACACTTCAATACACTCCTTTCGTTGATGATAGCTGCCgaggttttaatttttttcggACTACGAAGAAAGTGCACAAGAGTTGAAAACCTACCACGTGACTAAGTGTCTGCGTACAGAGACATTGGTGCCCTCAAACATGCTACCAACGAACAATCAATTCTGTACGCAGACAGAAGGCACGAACAGGTCTTCAGCAGTGGAGACAAATCAAGTGCAATCCTCTTGGCTTCCACTTTTGCCGAGAAATCTTGTCGGATGATCCAATGAAGCTTATGGAGCCATGGCATATGCAATAAACAAGGCCTGGGAATTCGTGAAGCTCTGGCAGCGCTCTGGGTGTTGACACACAGAGCAAACccgtaaaaaaaattattgagaaggcattgaagtattgttggtcaatgttgagtttcttattgaggaattattcaaagtttgttggagaattgttgggtagAGTGTTGAggactcttgaatattggccactgaaatttaattgaaacaccattgggtatcCTTGTTCAATAATTGCtgagttaccattgaaagtccttTGTGCTTAGACGACCCGTTttgttcgttttgttgaatggttgttgagttaccattgcTTCTCCGCTGAACTgccgttgtggtagttctgttgacctgttgttgagttatttcCACAGCACTGAAAAGCACATTGTGGCACTGTTGAGatggcattgagatttcagaagtcgccattgaaatgtGATTGACGTTTTGTTGGGCTAGtagatttttattcatatattgaaattgctttgctgttcacacttgcatgccccggtgcctgctcataactttcccaaacaaagaaaatcaaaggaaagactggtcaacttgaagtacctttatttacactaaagatgcgtgcacatgaaacattattacagtactaaggcaccactacatagaacctggagacataggctcgtacctacagcactctagcagtgtaaatacataggaaaaaacctatacatatcaATTCAATCAAAAATATAATCATTGTGGTCTTCACTTTCGACCTAAGTtcatgactagaaggcaaagcggcTCAAAAGGCAGAgtttaagcatacccttgtaacaaccaactttgaacacatgaacacttgaagctgcttgtgtgtgaatacacaaaagacatctgaatatgttacaatAAAATGCTTCGCACACTAGCACATCACAgaaagagctacggctgactgcgAAAAAGCAAAATAACAGACTTGAAACAattgacttcacgtaaatatatagaagctttagcacacgtctttcactgcgattaaaatttaatgaagtagcaaagtagacttgcctgagctttgtttTCGAGATGTATATATTTTCACGTTGCCCAATGATTTTATAAAATTACGTAACTCAACATCTACTaattgacgagacatcatttagaaagttatCGGGCATGGTGGACACCTGAATCAGATGTTTCTCACGAGCCAGCTTTCcgttcttcagaaataaacttgtaaaacttttgtgtaatgaatgcagcttatctccctggcacaattcaagaacaaacagtacgccatttgattatgttaatttggggtacagaaaAGTTTGTTGGTGGCATTCCTTCAATTtaatgagctcattttcaggtaatgtatctggacttgcacaaagctaattagagcactttttggggcctttttccctatacccagcaactaagtggtacctcagtcaataaagagataaggcaaggctaataccttgaacgataacagaaaaaataatttagctcagaaaattggtagtaacataCGGCCAACagaattccaaacagccaaataaatggtcacctgcactttcagtatcaagtagcccagaaatagtcataaaggatgagaaaaggttccaatgactcgacagccagattggtgagacagtgaaaaacgcaaataaatgcatatacaaaacaccaattacctcaactTCGCTGGTAgaatgttattaaaatagcaccagaattttgctgcataaaatacataaaggttgcataaatattgggacaaagcagtaactcaAAGACGGAGGGCGCTACAGCAcccgtgttgaaaaaaaaatacaagcaagGTGATATATGTGCATATTTCAGCgcacaattttcgctccaacatatagaaaaagaacgcatgcacttaaaGCATAAAAAGTTCATGTGCCCGgagaatgcagcacagtacaaagaagcgtcatgagaaccgaaaagtagatcttactaagaatgcttgcaacctacaatcaggcatatGCCAtttcatgccttgaatggatgaaatttataaatcttacacacaaaggaagttaccatcactcttggCTTCCTCAGGGAACTccttgaactagaaaaatgtactcagtgttaaaaacaaagagaagataagaaCCTATAGCGTTCATCCTGAAATAAACAgtgcaaataacttcatgtatcaattctatggacacttcgcaaATTCGGTGTACATTCATATttgacaaccacccaaacagagacgagaaggatgaagtAAGGTAGGAATACACATGAACGCTGGctcaactagaagtttattcgtgaataCAAAGATTTTAAAcgcactggccaacttcacaaagaaaaagccatggatgcgcagccggcacaacaaaaaaggaccgaaatacgtcctgtagaataaacatgtgcgtcaaaactaacagaaacatgaaaactgaaaggtttgtcctgtaagtgatattaacgagaagtactgcagcaactctttcccactaggggtcacagaaatcttgcttatgaatatttcttcgtgatcaataaataatgcttccataagtcctcttgtgttctggtctttgtgatgaaacaatcgttatttctgctctataccgcaacaccaaaggagttccagaagcaatttttattgatcacaaacgaaacaactGCATAGCcgagttatctgttgcccttaatGGGAAAAACTTGCAGTTCTCAAGAgagtatttctcgttgggtagtatcacttatcggacaaatctttcgcgttttcgaaagatttgtccgatagttctcgtttttcaagcacgtttattctacatgacatggctttttcatatttttttcttgtcgcacgtggctgtttctgccacgcatgcacagatttttacctttgtcaagtttaccagtgtgtttaatacctctGTAATCAAAAGTAAacttttagtagagcttgcgttcgtgtgtgctcctacctatttcgtcgtccgtcgtccgcttctgttcgtgctgctgtttacagtacgcaCGTATCACTTAGTTAGGCTGGTAAActttctcacaaacaaaagtaaatgcctcccctcaaaaggtagcccatcctttactactaaacgccagagcaaatcgaaagtaagccttcacagcgtccatgcggcagctagtacaccacagagcagcacaaaaaatagttgaaaatcccacttgatgaaGAGTGGCAagagagatgcgagcttgctagtgaatcagccacatatcaacgggtgtctcttggacgacgccaaggtgcttttggcgtagaacactttagcacctGCCCTTTAGCACTTTAGCCTGGAAATTTGCTGCATGCGTagcctgtgagaagggaatgtggacaaaAAATGAGATtacgcggattaagaatctgccacacactgcataTAACTACGCACgcaatagaagtacacactacactggcaagtaaaaatttgtgACTCTTTACGTagaaatgggttgctacggtaaatgtcaGCTaagacacgcacagcgatgtttcacagcggggaaatatattcccggctctctcgcagaaccaaagaccacgcgacattGCGTATAGCCGATACcaagcagatatcgaatctttgggtagaagcCCAGCAGAAGGAATGACCCAAAAATAGCCGAGAGCGATGCAAGCGTGAGCATGCCTGTACGAGCGAGAACATGTATGTAgagcttctttgaagctagccgctccggcgtggctccgatcatcccgcgcgatttgtgtgcagaacgtcgcatacatgcccttgcgcgttttgcgcggtagcgtccgcgcagtgagctagcttcgtgcacgcgtcattcttcaccgcgcaaacggtgctcgagtgcgacgcttagctcgaggcgaaaACGcaccgattggcgctcctttcacTTCTGCAAGAcacgcacattcggatcggtccaactccgaggcagcagagaacggtggcatgtttcggttatcgcctattaaaattgtacagtacgccttcaacggcaacccgacgcgctagataaagatgcttaatgcggtagttttggcggtgataggcgataaggtgagtccgtcggcggctgtgttctttaaggccgatccacacgacggaccaaattgctcttttggaccacggtccgcgcatcacgtgataggacgtcaccagttcgtgcttaccgccgttggcccgcgcaagaccgcggccctcgcggtccaacaaatcgccgaggcttttcccgcttccgttttggcggcggaccgcatgcaaaccgcagcgattttggcgtagccaacgaatgttatccagcaacagagtgtcttcagccaaatccaatccagttttcggctcagcaaaagccagtcaagggcgctattctggggccgaatcttataacggttggCTTGGGGAACCGTTtgtttggcctcacctgattggccaaaattttgattacgtcacaggtcgtcagaggcagcggggcggtaccGCAATTTATGACAACCTCAAgcatctgtcaatcattttcaaagcgaatcggtcgtaggaaccggcgaagaggtagtccgctttggggTCCGCTTtgtgtggcttggctgttggcttgcgactctggccgcgcgcgccggccATGCCTCCTCGGGGACGCGCGggcggtgcgcgcgcgcgcgttgatcTCTAACGTAcgtcaaacatggcggcgcctctCATCCTTTGCCTCGGGTTGCTCTCCCGCTCCCGCCAACGACTGGAGGTGCGAGACGCGTTTTCAGAGCTCACAGAGGAGGAGTTCCGGCGTCACTATCGTCTTTCGAAGCGGACCGTCCGATGGCTGTGCGACGAACTGGAGGAGACTGTAGGGTGCCACCGATCTAGCGGCTTCTCCACAGAGAGGAAAGTCCTCTGTGCGCTCCGTTTTCTTGCCACCGGCAGCTTCCAGAAGTGTGTGGGTGCCGAAGTGTTCATCGGGATGGCCCAGTCCTCTGTAAGCGACACGATTCACGAAGTTGCTCGTGCTATCACTGTCGTTGGCCAGCAGAAAAGATGGGTCAGCTTTCCTACGACCTCGGCTGCCAAAGACAGCGCCAAGGCGACGTTCGCTAGCAGAGGGCGAATTCCGGGTGTTGTCGCCTGCGTGGATGGCACGCTGATCGCCATCCAACAATCGAGAGGGCTCAACCCAGGGGAGACCCAGAGCTTCATGACCCGGAAAGGGTACTATGCGCTCAACACCATGGTCGTCAGTACTCATTGTGTTTACCATTTCTTGCTCGTTTAATTTCTCAAACCGGCCAGCCTTGGCATCTAGCACGGCTATTAATGTATGCAGACAGCTACGAACATGCAGTGTGTAGCCTAGCAAAATGTGCTGTTTTTTGCCAGTGTCCATTTGTGTTCTCAGTGCAATTTTTATTGAACGCGTCACGTGATGAGCGCTACGTTTCAAAATGTatgttttctgtttgttttttggtAAGGCTAAGTTCAAGTTTGCCTTCCGGTGTGAGTAGCTTTGATTGAGGCTGCTGATTGCATACTCTAGATGGGCAAGTTATATTGTAACGAACTGCCGCAACAATTTATTTCACTTAGGTTTTTCAGTTAGTATCGCGGCGCAGGTAGATTCATTGCGTGATTTGCTATACTTACTCatagttctttctttttaaccacTTTGCTTCACATATGGCACTGAAGGTGTGTGATGGCCATATGAAGATCTTGGACATCGACCCCCGCTTCCCGGGGTCATGCCATGACTCCTTTGTCTGGCGGCACACCCCGCTGCGCAGCCGCCTTGAAACTGTCCTGAGACCTGGGGAAATCGTGCTTGGTGAGTACTGCCAATCCAGAGACTCAGATATTTTGACATCAACAACAACGCAACATGCAACTGTAGTCGATCCTGCAGGCTTGTCTTGCATGTGTATGAGAGAGATGTAATTTATTAGGAAGGCGTTGAGGTCGGTCTGAGCTAGCATGCTCTAGCCTGCTGCTGTGCACAGTGGGAAAAGGAAAGCGGACAGAAAACAGTGATGAAAGATGATGAGTGCAGGAAGAAGGAGTGCATACATGCACTAACACAGTGGCTTTCTTAATGCCTTGCGTATAGTCCAGTGATCTTCAAACAGTCCAGCGCAGCCCTTGCAGCTGTTGATGCTTCGATATGATCTCACATTGCGGACAAAGTAGTACTTTCAGACAATGTTTGCCTGCCAGTGTCATCAGCTGTGATGCATTGAGCACATAGTCGCAAGACAGATGTCGTCTGAGACGCTTGGCTGCATTCACAGTTGGGCTTTCCACACCGCCGATCAACTGTGCGCAGCACTGAGTGAAGGCGACGCCCAAACGAAAAGTCCTGCCAGAGTCTATTTCCCGCAAGTGCCTGTACCGGCCAATAATGTGGTCGagcctatttcatttcatttaattgcATTTTTATTTGGGCCCATTTACAAGCATTGATGTGCTGTACAATCTCAAGGAGCACAGCCAACGATGACTTGCATTGCTTTGACAATATGGAATCTTTATGTCGACAGCTTTAGAGTTCTTGCTTGCACATCATATAGCTTATTGCCGGCCAAGCCACAGTGACAAGGTACTTATTTGAAGGTAATTGAGTGACGTTTCTTTTGAACAAGATCAAATATTTGTAGGATGTCTAATGCTAGCATGTAAATGTAATACTGGTGTCTTGAGAGAGAATGTATGGCTTGCAGTGCTGATTTTGTCTCGGAAAGTCTATGTACATGGGGTCAGGTAGGAAACAAAACGGACATCTTTCATGTGTGTGAGGACATTAAGGGCACATGTTGGATGCATTCCTCATATGCACGTATCGGTGCCTTTTGCAGTTTCCAAAAATGAATATTATGTTCCCAGTAGACACTGCATGGTAGATGCAATGTCTCACATAGATCATATAGATTGTGTTCACACTTAGTGTACGCGTGGAAGTGCAGTGTGTTTCTCCTTTCCCCTTGCCCTCTGCCAGGCACAAGTGACACATTGAAGTAAGTTGAAGTTTTGAGGCAGGTTGTGTCAGTATGTATACAATGCATGCTGTACATAGCTGTGCACATGATAGGTTCACAATATAATTTAAACATACTGGGACAGTTACTTCTCTCAAAAAGAAaactgaatcccggccacggcggccgcatttcgatgggggcgaaatgcgaaaacacccgtgtgcttagatttaggtgcacgttaaagaaccccaggtggtcaaaatttccggagtcctccactacgacgtgcctcataatcagaaagtggttttggcacgtaaaaccccaaatattattattaatattaaaaAGAAACTGGAAAATGAACTCTCTTGGAGGACCAGTGATGTGTCAGCACTACAAAGTCTACATGAAATATTCTTGGTGGTGACCATGGCATGATGCCCAAACATTTGTGCCCAACGATTCTATTTGTCCCACACACAGTATGCTTATAAGGTATTAGTCTCTGGTACTAAATGACATTAGCACCTGTCACATTTTCATCTTGCAGGAGACTCGGGCTATCCCCTGGAGCCCTGGATTCTAACACCTGTCCCAGGACACCCAGCTACAGACACACCAGAGGGGCGGTACAACAGGGCGCATGCCTCCATGCGGAATGTTGTGGAAAGGTGTATTGGGCTCCTCAAGAGCAGGTTTCGATGCCTTCAACGGTACCGGACCCTACTCTACAGCCCTGAGAAAGCAGCGGTGATAGTGGCAGCCTGTGCAGCTCTGCACAACATTGCGTTGGAGGCAGGCGAGCCatgtgttgatgatgatgacgacgacgacgacgatgacgttgCCGTACAAGTCGTACTGCAGCCCCACCAGAGCACGAGTGGAGAGTTGCCACCGGAATCAAGGCGCCCACCACCACCACGCGACTTGCTCTTGAGAGGAAGACTGCAACGGAACCTTGTGGTCAACCTTTTCAGAGGACGACATGCACCACACACTGCCTACCTGCTAATGGTGCGGCGTCGCCTGCGCCAATCCAGTGGCCACCACTAGGAGCTGGAGACACTCTTCCATGAGGCACACATCCCATGTGCTTGCCAGGTGAACTGTCTTGCTCAATTTATTCATTGTAACAAGTGTGAAAACAGCCCCTCCCTAAAGTTTTGCCTGATTGGTGACAAGACTGCACTAAAAATGCATAAGGCCCACATTGCGGTGAACATGTCCATTAGTAGATTTCATGTGGTCATAACGGCTGATTTGCACTACAGAATCATTTATACCCTGAAAAAGTGTATTGATATTTTGGCGGCCCTTATAACATTTAGCATTCTTGCACAGCAAGCAGACAATGAAAAGCAAATTTGGCAGGACCAATGCAGCCAAAAGTGATTTAAGTAATAAGTTTACTGATACTGTTAAAATCATAATGGCCCCAACTGCATAATGTTTAGCAAATAGACTGTCACTTATAAAGCGGACAATGTGCAATGCAGACAATAACTACAGTTTTAAACGCTAGCATTAAAGGAAAAACAGAGAAGGGCATGATGAATGCTAAGTGCTTGTTTCAAATAAGTTTGCAGCGCAGCGATGAATAACTTGTGGCAAAGTTACATCCTATCTACACAGCTTTGGAAGCTGAAACAGGAAATCAACCTTTATGTGATAGTGGAGTGCAATTGGAGTGTTGTGTATCCGTTGGAATTGTTATGCACTCTACCTCTATGTCATTTACAGCATTTCAGTTTGACTCTTAGCAACTGCTGTGTAGTGAAGTGCTACGTATGCTCGCTGGTGCATCACAACAACTTAGTGGCAACAACAAGCTAGCTGAGGCAACCTCACTAGTAAAGTATGACAAAAGCAAAGCCAATGAGGCTCATGTTTTAACAATATGTAAAGCAGCAAGTGGTCTTTCTTTCCCAAACAGAAGTTACTGAAATGAGTCGATAGAAAAATGAAACATGGCGCATTGCAAAGGTGCACTTAGTGACAGCTGGTGCTTCCTTTGCCATCATGCAGTTATTCCTTCCTGCACAAGCGAAGCCAGCAAGTGCACTCGTGCTGCAGAGCTCCCACAGCACCTCAACAGCCCGGCCTAGCACTCTGTGGATGTGTGACACTTGTACATAGTTGCAATCAAACTTCACGTGCAGTG from Dermacentor albipictus isolate Rhodes 1998 colony unplaced genomic scaffold, USDA_Dalb.pri_finalv2 scaffold_12, whole genome shotgun sequence harbors:
- the LOC139051543 gene encoding putative nuclease HARBI1 translates to MAAPLILCLGLLSRSRQRLEVRDAFSELTEEEFRRHYRLSKRTVRWLCDELEETVGCHRSSGFSTERKVLCALRFLATGSFQKCVGAEVFIGMAQSSVSDTIHEVARAITVVGQQKRWVSFPTTSAAKDSAKATFASRGRIPGVVACVDGTLIAIQQSRGLNPGETQSFMTRKGYYALNTMVVCDGHMKILDIDPRFPGSCHDSFVWRHTPLRSRLETVLRPGEIVLGDSGYPLEPWILTPVPGHPATDTPEGRYNRAHASMRNVVERCIGLLKSRFRCLQRYRTLLYSPEKAAVIVAACAALHNIALEAGEPCVDDDDDDDDDDVAVQVVLQPHQSTSGELPPESRRPPPPRDLLLRGRLQRNLVVNLFRGRHAPHTAYLLMVRRRLRQSSGHH